The Streptomyces sp. A2-16 sequence CGGACGTCGTACAGGACGGGCTCGTGACCGTGTGCCACGAGCGCTTCGACGATCCGGGACCCGATGAAACCGGCACCGCCGGTGACCAGTACGCGCATGCCCTCACGCTAGGGCCGTGCGCTGCCCGGACGGCCGGACCGCGCCCGTCACGTCACGGCTTCGTAAGACTCACGGCCCCATGAGGCTCAGCGGGAACGACACCGTGAACACCGTCGAGCCGGGCTCGCTGGAGAGCTCGGTCGTGCCGCCGTGCGCCCGGACCAGGGAGCTCGCCACCGCGAGGCCGAGACCGCTGCCGCCCCGGTCCCGGCTGCGGGCCTTGTCGACGCGGTAGAAGCGGTCGAAGACCCGCTCCTGGTCGGCGGCCGGGATGCCCGGCCCGCTGTCGGCGATCCGCACCTGCGCCTGCCCGTCCCGCACCCGCACCCCGACCGACACCTCGGTGCCCGCCGGGGTGTGCACGGCCGCGTTGGTCAGGAGGTTGTCGAGGACCTGGCGCACCCGCTGCGGGTCGAGCCGCAGCTTCAGGGCCTGCGGGCCCGGCGTCACCGTCAGCGGACGGCCCGGGTGGCTCGCGCGGAACGCGTCGGCCGCCTGCTCCACCAGCTCCACCAGATCCACCTCGGCGGGCCGCAGCGGGGTCTCCACCTCCGCCGCGTCCAGGCGGGCGAGCAGCAGCAGGTCGTCCAGGAGGAAGCCCATGCGGGCGGCCTCGGCGCGCAGCCGGGCCAGGTGCTTGTCCCGCTCCTCGGGGGCGTTCGCGGCGGCGTACTGGAAGAGGTCCGCGTAGCCGCGCACGGACATCAACGGGGTGCGCAGCTCGTGCGAGGCGTCCGCGACGAACCGGCGCAGCCGCTGCTCGGCCTCCGCGCGGACCGCGAGCGAGTCGTCGATGTGCTCCAGCATGGTGTTGAACGCCGTCCGCAGCTCCTCCACCTCCGGGCCGCCGCCCCGCTTGTCGGCGCGCAGCGGCAGCCGGGCCGCCGTGTCGCTGAGGTCGTGCGAGGCGATGCCGTGCGCGGTGGTCGCCATGTCGCTCAGCGGCTTCAGACCGCGCCGCAGCAGCTTCCGGCCGATCACCACGAGCCCCAGCAGGGCGAGCCCGAACGCGATCACCTGCACGGTGATCAGCCGCCGTACGGTGTCGTCGATCTCGTCCATCGGCGCGGCGCTGACCAGGACCACCCCCGGCTCGACCTCGCAGGCGCGCAGCCGGTAGTCGCCGGCGCCGCCGATGTGCCCGGTGCTCAGGACCTCCGTGTGGGAGGCGGTCTGCGCCTCGGCGAGGGCGGTGAAGTCCTCGACGTCCTTCGGCAGGTCGCCGGGGTCCTCGGGCTTGCGCAGCCGCGGGGCGCCGTCCGACACGTCGTACACGGCGTAGAACCAGCTGTAGTACTTCTTGCCGGACAGCGTGCCGTAGTCCGCGATGCTCTTGGACTGGGCGATCTGGGCCTGCGCCAGCTGGGTGTCGAGCTGGGCCGAGAGATAGTCCCGCATGTACGTGGTCAGCGCGGTCCCCACGACCGCGAACACCACCAGGGCCAGCGCCCCGAGGCCCAGCGCGAGACGGGTGCCGAGCCGCATCCTCCGGTAGGCCGACCGCACCCGGCCGAGGACGGACCTCATTCGGCCGTCTGCCGGATGACGTACCCGAAGCCCCGCACGGTGTGGATGAGCGGCTCGCCCGTGTCGTCCAGCTTGCGGCGCAGCCGGCTGACGACCAGCTCGACGACGTTGGAGCGGCCGCCGAAACCGTACTCCCACACATGGTCGAGGATCTGCGCCTTGGTGAGCACGGTCGGCGACTTGCGCATCAGGTACCGCAGGACCTCGTACTCGGTGGGGGTGAGCGTGAGGAGCTTGTCGCCGCGCCGGACCTCGCGGGTGTCCTCGTCCATCGTGAGGTCCGCGACCCGCAGCACCGAGCGCTGGAAGCCGGGCCCGGCGCTGCGCCGCAGCACCGTCCGCAGCCGGGCCATCAGCTCCTCCACCGCGAACGGCTTGACCAGGTAGTCGTCCCCGCCGCGGGTCAGCCCCGCCACCCGGTCGGCGACCGCGTCGCGCGCGGTGAGGAACACCACGGGCACCATGGTCCCCGAACGGCGCAGCCGGTCCAGGACGCCGAAGCCGTCGATGTCCGGCAGCATCAGATCGAGCACCACGATGTCCGGATGGAACTCCGCGGCGCGGGCGAGCGCCTCCTCGCCGGAGTTGGCGGTGACCGCCTCCCAGCCCTCGTAGCGGGCGACCGTCGCCACGAGATCGGCGATCGGCGGGTCGTCGTCCACGACGAGGAGTCGTACTTTTTCCACCCGCTCATAGTGCTTCACAGCGGGCGGAAAGCCGATGCGGGGTCGGCTCTCAGGCCACATCGATAACCTCTTGAAAGTTGTACGACAGTAAAACGACAGCTCCCGCCGGAGAAGCTCGTTACCCAGGCCCCGATCAAGGAGCTAGTCAGTGACGACCGTCCAATCGCCCCCTGCGCCCCCCACGGCGGCACAACGCCCCAGGGTGGTGGCCCGCGCCGGGCTCTACGCCGTGCTGGCCGCCAACGTGGCCGTGGTCGCCTGGTTCTTCGCCCAGGCCGGCTTCGCCTCCAACGCGCTCATCGTGCTCGGCCGCCTCACCGGCCTGTACGCGGCGCTCATCATGGCGTTCCAGCTGGTCCTGGTGGCCCGGCTGCCCTGGCTCGACCGCCGCATCGGCATGGACCGGCTGACCTCCTGGCACCGCTGGACCGGCTTCGGCATCCTGTGGACGCTCCTCGCCCACGTCGTCCTCATCGCCTTCGGCTACGCCGAGGGCACCGACGTGGGCCCGATCGGCGAGATCGTCGACCTCGCCGAGACCACCGAGGGCGTGCTCCGCGCGGTCGTCGCGTTCTTCCTGATCCTCGCGGTCGGCGCCGTCTCCGCCCGCTACGCCCGGCGCCGCCTCGCCTACGAGACCTGGCACTTCATCCACCTGTACACCTACGTCGCCGTGGTGCTGGCCTTCACCCACCAGGTCTCGGTCGGTACGACCTTCACGTCCTCGTCCGCCGCCACCGCCTACTGGTACGGCGTTTGGGGCGTCGCCCTCGGCTCGGTCGTCCTGGGCCGCGCGGTGCTCCCGCTGTGGCGCAACTGGCGCCACCAGTTCCGGGTCACCGCCGTGGTGCCGGAGAACGACCAGGTCGTCTCGATCTACATCAGCGGCAAGGACCTCGACCAGCTGCCCGCCCGCGCCGGACAGTTCTTCCTGTGGCGCTTCCTGACCGCCGACCGCTGGTGGCAGGCCAACCCCTTCTCGCTGTCCGCCGCCCCCGACGGCCGGACGCTGCGCCTGACCGCCAAGGCGGCCGGCGAGGGCAGCGCCGCCCTCCGGCACGTCAAGGTCGGCACCCGCGTCTTCGCCGAGGGCCCCTACGGCGCCTTCACCGCCCTGCACCGCACCCGCCCCGAGTCCGTGCTCATCGCCGGCGGCGTCGGCGTCACCCCCATCCGGGCCCTCCTGGAGGAGCTGGAGGGACACGCCGTGGTCATCTACCGGGTCGGCTCCGACCGGGACGCCGTCCTCTACGACGAGCTGCGCGACCTCGCCCTCGCCAAGGGCGCCGAACTCCACCTGGTCACCGGCCCGCCGGTGCCCGACAAGCTGGCCGCGGGCGAGCTGGCGCGGCTCGTGCCGGACATCGCGCAGCGGGACGTCTTCCTGTGCGGACCGCCCCCGATGATGAACGCGGTCCTGGCCAGCCTGCGCGAACTGAACGTGCCCAAGGCGCAGACCCACTTCGAACGCTTCAGCCTGGCGGGATGAGGAAGAGACCGTGAAACGAGCCATACCTGTCGTCGTCCTGAGCATCGCGGGCCTGGTCCCCGTGTGGCTGTACCAGCCCTCGGCCGGCTCCTCCACCGTTCAGGCCACCACCCCCGCGCCTTCCTCCACCTCCTCGTCCTCGGGATCCTCCGGTGCGAACGTCGTCACGAGCTCGACGATCACCACCGAGAAGGGCCCCGTGCAGCTCCAGGTGACCTTCGACGGTACGAAGATCACCGCGGTGAAGATGCTCCAGCAGCCGAACCACCCGCAGACCACGGCCGCCGTGCCGAAGCTGGTCGCGGAGACGCTGGAGGCGCAGAGCGCGGACATCGACACCGTGTCGGGCGCGACGATCACCAGCGAGGCCTACAAGAAGTCCCTCCAGGCCACGATCGACGACAACGCGAAGACGGCGTCGGCGGCCTCGTCGTCCCCGTCGGCCTCCGCCACCGAGGAGGCGTCCAGGACCGTGGACGGCACCGCGGTCGACACGGAGAAGGGCACCGTCCAGGTTCAGGTGACCTTCGAGGGCGACAAGATCAGCGCCGTGAGGATGCTCCAGCAGCCGAACCACCCGCAGACCACGGCCGCCGTGCCGAAGCTGGTCGCGGAGACGCTGGAGGCGCAGAGCGCGGACATCGACACCGTCTCCGGTGCGACCATCACCAGCGACGGCTACAAGGAGTCCCTCCAGGCCGCGATCGACGCGAAGGGCTGAGGAACCGAGCATGCTGCACCGGGTCGAACACGTCATGGGCTTTCCCGTCTCGCTGCGGGTCGACGACGAGACGGTCCGCGAGTCCGCGGCGGACGCGGTCTTCGCGTGGCTGCGCGAGGTCGACGCCCGGTTCAGCCCCTTCAAGGAGGACAGCGAGGTGTCACGGTACGGCCGCGGCGAGCTGTCCGCCGAGGAGCTGAGCGCGGACCTGCGCGAGATCCTCGACCTGTGCGAGCACTACCGCGAGGCCACCGGCGGCGCCTTCGACGTACGACTGCCCGGCCGCCGTCTCGACCCATGCGCGGTGGTCAAGGGCTGGTCGGTGCAGCGCGCGGCGGAGCGGTTGGCCGCGGCGGGCGCGACACGGTTCGTCCTCAACGCCGGCGGCGACGTGGTCGCCGCCGGCGGCCCCTGGCGGGTGGGCGTGCGCCACCCCGAGCACGCCGACAGACTCTGCACGGTCCTCTCCCTCGACAGCGGCGCGGTCGCGACGTCCGCGTGCTACGAACGGGGCGACCACATCATCGACGGCCGCACCGGCCGCGCGGCGACGGGCCTGCTCAGCCTCACCGTCGTGGCCCCGACCCTGACGGAGGCCGACTCGGTCGCCACGGCGGCCTTCGCCATGGGGCCCGAGGGGGTCGACTGGGCCGCGTCGCTGGACGGGTGCGAGGTGTTCGCGGTGGACGCGGAGCGACGGGTGCTGCGGACGCCGGGGTTCCCGGCGGTCGGGCAGCAGACGGCCGCGTAGCCGCGTGATCCGCCGGCGCTCCGTCGTGCCGGCCTCGCGCTCGCTCAGGGTCCCGTCGAACCGCCGGACACCGCGTCGGGCGGCGGCGGCTGGGCAGCCGTCACCGCGGTGATCCGGCGGACGGGACGGCTCAGTCCCGATTCCAGGGTGCGGCCCGGCATACGGGACAGGCCGAAGATCACCGCCAGGGAGATCGACGGTGCTCCCACCGCGAACGCGGCGACCAGCGGCTCCCCGGCGTCGATGCTGTACTTCGCGAACAGGAGCATCGCCCCGACGGACGTCAGCGCGAACACCTGGCCCATGGCCCGCTGGGCGACGGCCGCCCATGCCATACGGCGGCGGTGGCGCTCGTCGACGCGGAACTCGTCCCAGATCTCGGCCGCGAGACCGGGCTTGACCGACTCCCACTCGCGGGCGACGCTCGCGTCCCAGCGTGGGCCCGGGCCGGGATCCTGACGTGTCATCGGCGCTCCCGGCCGTGTACGGGGTCGATGTCGAGGTCCTCGTGGGCGGCTCGCCGCAGAGCCCGATTCTTGGCCGCCGCCCGGGTGAGGGCGGTCCTGGCACGGGGGTGCCCCAGGCTCTTCGCCTGCCGGAACCATTCGGTCGCGGACGCGAGGTTCCCCTCGTCGGCCAGCAGCAACCCCAGGTTGTACGCGGCGTCCGGGCTGCCCCGCAGCGCTCCTCTGCGCCACCATCGACGAGCCTGTTCGAGGTCGTCCCGTTCGCTCCAGAGCAGCCCCAGCAGCGAGTCCGCCTCCGCCACCCCCTGTTCGGAGGCGGCCACCCACGCCTCCTCGGCCTCCTCGATCCGGCCCTCGCGCTGCAGCAGCAGCCCGAGGTCCTTGGCCGCCTGGGCCGTGCCGTTCTCGAAGGCCTGCCGCAACTGCCGCTCCGCCTGGGCGTGGTCACCCGCCTGGATCGACGTCAGGCCCAGGAAGTGCAGGGCGCGCGAGCTGCCCCGGCTGCCGGCCTCGCGCCACAGACGGCGCGCCTCCGCCGGTCCACCCATCCGGAAACGGAGCACCCCGAGGTCGGTGAGTGCCCGCACGCTGCCTGAGTCCGCCAGCCGTCGCAGCAGCCGGGCGCTTTCCTCGATCCGTCCGCCACGGGCGAGGTCGAGTGCGCGCAGGTGGGTGTCCGTCTCGGGCGGTGTCCCCAGATCGGCGTACGCCGTCGCCCAGTGCCGGGTCAGCCGTTCGTGGAAGTCCGGCTCCTGCCGCCGCGCCCCGACCTGCGCGTGCCCGGGGGCCAGGACGTCGAGCGCGCCGTCGAGGAGGGCTCTCCACGCCATTCGCGCCTCCCCTCCCCGGGCTCGCCGACGGCTCAACTGTAGGGGAGGAAACGGAGGTTGGGCAGAGACGAGGGCGGGCCGCCGGTGTGTTCACCGGCGGCCCGCCCGCTGTGCGCCCGCGTGCCCTGGTCGTCCGTCAGCCGACGTCGGAGGCGTCCAGGCGGTACAGGCCGCTGTAGGTGCTCACCGCCGTGCCGTTCTTCTTGACCCAGGTGGCGATATCGGAGTTCGACGAGCCCTGGCCTGAGTCGCTGATGACGATGTAGTGCAGCTTGCCGGACTTCACGAGGCTCTTGAGCTTGGCGAGGGTCATCGCGTTGTCGGAGCCGGACCAACCGCCCATGGAGATCACCGGCTGACCGGACTCCAGGATGATCGAGGAGGCGGTCTGGTCGGTGGCGACCGCGACCAGCCAGGTGGCGCCGTCCTGGTGCTTCTTCAGATACGTGATCATCGCGGAGGAGACCTGGCTCTCGCCGCCCATGCCACCACCGCCGGCCGTCTTCGACTCGGCGCCGGTACCGGACTCACTTGTGGCGGAACCGGTGCCCGACGGGGGCCGGCCCGTGGACTGGTTGCCGGAGCCGCTGGAGCTGCCCGAGTCGGTGGAGCCGCTCGTGCCGCCGCCCGGGCCGCCGTTGCCGCTCGGGCGCTGACCGCCGCCCATGCCGCCGCCCCCGCCCATGCCGCCGGTGCTGGGACCGGCCGTCGGGTTCGTGCCGTTGGTGCTGGAGGTGGCGGCCGACGCCGAGTACGCGGCGGGACCGGCGAGCAGGGCGACGACCGCCGCGAGGGCCGCGATGCCGGTCAGGCGCTGCCGCTTGGTGAACCTGCCGAGCAGCAGTCCGATCACCGCGACCGCACCGGCGACCCCGGCCACGACCTCGGCGACCGTGTAGAGCGTCCCGGAGCCGGAGACCCGCTGGAGCAGGACGACTGCCCACACCGTGCTGACCGCGATCGACGCCGGCAGGACCCAGCCCCACTTCGCCGCCGAGCCCTCCCGGAAGGCCCGGTACAGCATCACCGCGCCGATACCCGCCAGGGCGGCGACGCCCGGCGCCATCGCCGTGACGTAGTACGGATGGAAGGTGCCCTCGGCGAGCGCGAAGGTCAGGTAGTGCAGGACGAACCAGCCGCCCCACAGCATCAGCGCCGCCCGCCTGGCGTCGGTGCGGGGCGCCCGGCCGCGCAGCACCAGACCGCCGACCAGCGCGATCAGCGCGAAGGGGATCAGCCAGGAGATCTGACCGCCCATGATGCTGTTGAACAGCCGGTACAGACCCGCCTCACCGCCGAAGCTCGCGCCGTTGCCCTGCGAGCCGACCGAGGAACTCGCCCCGAAGATCCGGCCGAAGCCGTTGTAGCCGATGACCAGGTCCCACACGGTGTTGTCGGTGGAGCCGCCGATGTAGGGCCGGGAGGAGGCGGGGATGAGATCGACGACCACCATCCACCAGGCGCTGGAGACGACCAGGGCGACGGTGCCGACGGCGAGGTTGCGGACCCGGCGGCCGAGCGAGCCCTTGGCCGCCCACACATAGACGAGGAAGAAGGCCGGCAGGACGACGTACGCCTGCATCATCTTCGTGTTGAACGCGAAGCCGATCGCGACCCCCGACCACACCAGCGGCATCAGCCGCCCGGTGCGCACGGCCTTCATCAGCGCGGCGGCGCCGAGCAGCATCAGGAAGACCAGGACCGGGTCGGGGTTGGTGTCGCGGTTGATGGCGACGGTGATCGGGGTGAGGGTGAGCGCGAGTGCCGCGATCGTGCCGGCCACGGCACCGAAGTCCCGCTTGACCATGCGGTACAGCAGCGCCACCGAACCGGTGCCGACGGCGACCATCGGCAGCATCAACTGCCAGGTCCCGTACCCGAAGGCACGGGCCGAGAGCCCCATCACCCACAGGGCGAACGGCGGCTTGTCGACCGTGATGAAGCTGCCGGAGTCGAGGGCGCCGAAGAAGAACGTCTTCCAGCTCTTCGTGCCGGAGTAGACGGCCGCGTCGTAGAAGGTGTTGCCGGTGATGGACGACAGGTTCCAGGCGTACAGCACCGTGGCCAGCACCAGGATCGCCCACAGGGCGGGGCGGGCCCAGCGCGGGTCCTCGGGGGCGCCGGTGAACATCCTGCGCAGCCGGCTGCTCGCGGCGGGCGGCACGGCCCGGTGCCTGCCCTCCTCTACGGACGGCGCGGGCGGTGGGGCGAGGGTCGTCATGGCACGTACTCCAGGTCTGCGAGCGGTGGTTGCCACGACCATCGGGCCCGGGCCTGGGTGATCCCTGTGGCTTCACTGAACGAAGGATGAGAATCAGGGAACTCACAGGAAGCCCACAGCGGCCCGGGACCGACCTCGGTGACGTAACACAACCGGTCTAGACTCTGCCGGACGGCCTGCTGAACCGGCCGAATGCGGACGACTTCTGCCAGACCCGAAGGGTATTCGGCGCTTTGATACGGATAGATTCAGTCACCAAGCGGTACCCGGACGGCACGGTGGCGGTCGACCGGCTCTCCCTGGAGATACCCGACCGCTCGATCACGGTGCTCGTCGGCCCCTCGGGCTGCGGCAAGACGACGACGCTGCGCATGATCAACCGGATGGTCGAGCCCAGTGAGGGGACCATCCTGATCGACGGCAAGGACAGCCGGCAGCAGCCGGTCAACACCCTGCGCCGGTCCATGGGCTACGTCATCCAGAACGCCGGTCTCTTCCAGCACCGCACGATCGTCGACAACATCGCCACCGTGCCCCGGATGCTGGGCTGGGGCAA is a genomic window containing:
- a CDS encoding HAMP domain-containing sensor histidine kinase, whose amino-acid sequence is MRSVLGRVRSAYRRMRLGTRLALGLGALALVVFAVVGTALTTYMRDYLSAQLDTQLAQAQIAQSKSIADYGTLSGKKYYSWFYAVYDVSDGAPRLRKPEDPGDLPKDVEDFTALAEAQTASHTEVLSTGHIGGAGDYRLRACEVEPGVVLVSAAPMDEIDDTVRRLITVQVIAFGLALLGLVVIGRKLLRRGLKPLSDMATTAHGIASHDLSDTAARLPLRADKRGGGPEVEELRTAFNTMLEHIDDSLAVRAEAEQRLRRFVADASHELRTPLMSVRGYADLFQYAAANAPEERDKHLARLRAEAARMGFLLDDLLLLARLDAAEVETPLRPAEVDLVELVEQAADAFRASHPGRPLTVTPGPQALKLRLDPQRVRQVLDNLLTNAAVHTPAGTEVSVGVRVRDGQAQVRIADSGPGIPAADQERVFDRFYRVDKARSRDRGGSGLGLAVASSLVRAHGGTTELSSEPGSTVFTVSFPLSLMGP
- a CDS encoding response regulator transcription factor, with the translated sequence MEKVRLLVVDDDPPIADLVATVARYEGWEAVTANSGEEALARAAEFHPDIVVLDLMLPDIDGFGVLDRLRRSGTMVPVVFLTARDAVADRVAGLTRGGDDYLVKPFAVEELMARLRTVLRRSAGPGFQRSVLRVADLTMDEDTREVRRGDKLLTLTPTEYEVLRYLMRKSPTVLTKAQILDHVWEYGFGGRSNVVELVVSRLRRKLDDTGEPLIHTVRGFGYVIRQTAE
- a CDS encoding ferredoxin reductase family protein, giving the protein MTTVQSPPAPPTAAQRPRVVARAGLYAVLAANVAVVAWFFAQAGFASNALIVLGRLTGLYAALIMAFQLVLVARLPWLDRRIGMDRLTSWHRWTGFGILWTLLAHVVLIAFGYAEGTDVGPIGEIVDLAETTEGVLRAVVAFFLILAVGAVSARYARRRLAYETWHFIHLYTYVAVVLAFTHQVSVGTTFTSSSAATAYWYGVWGVALGSVVLGRAVLPLWRNWRHQFRVTAVVPENDQVVSIYISGKDLDQLPARAGQFFLWRFLTADRWWQANPFSLSAAPDGRTLRLTAKAAGEGSAALRHVKVGTRVFAEGPYGAFTALHRTRPESVLIAGGVGVTPIRALLEELEGHAVVIYRVGSDRDAVLYDELRDLALAKGAELHLVTGPPVPDKLAAGELARLVPDIAQRDVFLCGPPPMMNAVLASLRELNVPKAQTHFERFSLAG
- a CDS encoding FMN-binding protein, yielding MKRAIPVVVLSIAGLVPVWLYQPSAGSSTVQATTPAPSSTSSSSGSSGANVVTSSTITTEKGPVQLQVTFDGTKITAVKMLQQPNHPQTTAAVPKLVAETLEAQSADIDTVSGATITSEAYKKSLQATIDDNAKTASAASSSPSASATEEASRTVDGTAVDTEKGTVQVQVTFEGDKISAVRMLQQPNHPQTTAAVPKLVAETLEAQSADIDTVSGATITSDGYKESLQAAIDAKG
- a CDS encoding FAD:protein FMN transferase, giving the protein MLHRVEHVMGFPVSLRVDDETVRESAADAVFAWLREVDARFSPFKEDSEVSRYGRGELSAEELSADLREILDLCEHYREATGGAFDVRLPGRRLDPCAVVKGWSVQRAAERLAAAGATRFVLNAGGDVVAAGGPWRVGVRHPEHADRLCTVLSLDSGAVATSACYERGDHIIDGRTGRAATGLLSLTVVAPTLTEADSVATAAFAMGPEGVDWAASLDGCEVFAVDAERRVLRTPGFPAVGQQTAA
- a CDS encoding tetratricopeptide repeat protein yields the protein MAWRALLDGALDVLAPGHAQVGARRQEPDFHERLTRHWATAYADLGTPPETDTHLRALDLARGGRIEESARLLRRLADSGSVRALTDLGVLRFRMGGPAEARRLWREAGSRGSSRALHFLGLTSIQAGDHAQAERQLRQAFENGTAQAAKDLGLLLQREGRIEEAEEAWVAASEQGVAEADSLLGLLWSERDDLEQARRWWRRGALRGSPDAAYNLGLLLADEGNLASATEWFRQAKSLGHPRARTALTRAAAKNRALRRAAHEDLDIDPVHGRERR
- a CDS encoding glycosyltransferase family 39 protein, producing the protein MTTLAPPPAPSVEEGRHRAVPPAASSRLRRMFTGAPEDPRWARPALWAILVLATVLYAWNLSSITGNTFYDAAVYSGTKSWKTFFFGALDSGSFITVDKPPFALWVMGLSARAFGYGTWQLMLPMVAVGTGSVALLYRMVKRDFGAVAGTIAALALTLTPITVAINRDTNPDPVLVFLMLLGAAALMKAVRTGRLMPLVWSGVAIGFAFNTKMMQAYVVLPAFFLVYVWAAKGSLGRRVRNLAVGTVALVVSSAWWMVVVDLIPASSRPYIGGSTDNTVWDLVIGYNGFGRIFGASSSVGSQGNGASFGGEAGLYRLFNSIMGGQISWLIPFALIALVGGLVLRGRAPRTDARRAALMLWGGWFVLHYLTFALAEGTFHPYYVTAMAPGVAALAGIGAVMLYRAFREGSAAKWGWVLPASIAVSTVWAVVLLQRVSGSGTLYTVAEVVAGVAGAVAVIGLLLGRFTKRQRLTGIAALAAVVALLAGPAAYSASAATSSTNGTNPTAGPSTGGMGGGGGMGGGQRPSGNGGPGGGTSGSTDSGSSSGSGNQSTGRPPSGTGSATSESGTGAESKTAGGGGMGGESQVSSAMITYLKKHQDGATWLVAVATDQTASSIILESGQPVISMGGWSGSDNAMTLAKLKSLVKSGKLHYIVISDSGQGSSNSDIATWVKKNGTAVSTYSGLYRLDASDVG